From one Verrucomicrobium sp. genomic stretch:
- a CDS encoding class II fructose-bisphosphate aldolase — protein MPLLSMKRVLAVARQGGWAVAAFNPVDYASMKAIIQAAAEAEAPVIVQTSAKTVKYYGHEAIVGWARELAGAVSVPVSLHLDHGKDLKLLERCIETGWTDVMIDASDKPFIENLTLTKQVLEKAARRDVGVEAEVGEIGGVEEDIVADHGRHADAAQALEFCREAPGLAVFAPAIGTAHGVYKSEPSIEWDVLTQINAGTPLPFALHGGTGLPDVIIQRAIRLGCSKVNISTNLKHVFIDSFVEHHQRHPEEYEPLKVLEAQYAAMKELVLEKIRQFGGAGRAAEVKA, from the coding sequence ATGCCCCTCCTGAGCATGAAACGGGTCCTGGCGGTCGCCCGGCAAGGCGGCTGGGCCGTGGCCGCCTTCAACCCCGTCGACTACGCCTCCATGAAGGCCATCATCCAGGCCGCCGCGGAGGCCGAGGCCCCCGTCATCGTCCAGACCTCCGCCAAGACCGTGAAATACTACGGGCACGAGGCGATCGTCGGCTGGGCCCGCGAGCTGGCCGGGGCGGTCTCCGTCCCCGTCTCCCTCCACCTGGACCACGGCAAGGACCTGAAGCTGCTGGAGCGGTGCATCGAGACCGGCTGGACCGACGTAATGATCGACGCCTCCGACAAGCCCTTCATCGAGAACCTCACCCTCACCAAGCAGGTGCTGGAAAAGGCCGCCCGCCGCGACGTGGGGGTGGAGGCGGAGGTCGGCGAGATCGGCGGCGTGGAGGAGGACATCGTGGCCGACCACGGCCGCCACGCCGACGCGGCCCAGGCGCTCGAGTTCTGCCGGGAGGCCCCCGGCCTGGCCGTCTTCGCCCCCGCCATCGGGACCGCCCACGGCGTGTACAAGAGCGAGCCGAGCATCGAATGGGACGTCCTCACCCAGATCAACGCCGGCACGCCCCTCCCCTTCGCCCTGCACGGCGGCACCGGCCTGCCGGACGTCATCATCCAGCGCGCCATCCGCCTGGGCTGCTCCAAGGTGAACATCTCCACCAACCTGAAGCACGTCTTCATCGACAGCTTCGTGGAGCACCACCAAAGGCACCCGGAGGAATACGAGCCGCTCAAGGTCCTGGAGGCCCAATACGCCGCCATGAAGGAGCTGGTGCTGGAAAAGATCCGCCAGTTCGGCGGCGCCGGGCGCGCGGCGGAGGTCAAGGCCTGA
- a CDS encoding HAD-IA family hydrolase, whose amino-acid sequence MEALIFDCDGVLADTERDGHRVAFNRAFAAEGLAVTWDTALYGRLLLIGGGKERMRAYFDEAGWPVPPAERDAFIGRLHALKTDFFMQTISSGELPVRPGICRIVDEAYAAGVVLAVCSTSAERAVREVVRRLLGPQREARFAGIFAGDIVAKKKPDPAIYQYAARELSLDPQRCLVVEDSRNGLLAALGAGMKCVVTQSAYTAEEDFTGAAAVYPDLGDPPGRRVSLADLERHFTPTPIHS is encoded by the coding sequence ATGGAAGCCCTCATTTTCGACTGCGACGGCGTCCTGGCCGACACGGAGCGCGACGGCCACCGCGTGGCCTTCAACCGCGCCTTCGCCGCGGAAGGCCTCGCCGTGACGTGGGACACGGCCCTCTACGGGCGGCTCCTCCTCATCGGCGGGGGCAAGGAACGGATGCGCGCCTACTTCGACGAGGCGGGCTGGCCCGTCCCCCCCGCGGAGCGGGACGCCTTCATCGGCCGCCTCCACGCGCTGAAGACCGACTTCTTCATGCAGACCATCTCCTCCGGCGAGCTGCCCGTGCGCCCCGGCATCTGCCGCATCGTGGACGAGGCCTACGCCGCCGGCGTCGTCCTGGCCGTCTGCTCCACCTCCGCGGAGCGGGCCGTGCGGGAGGTGGTCCGCCGGCTCCTGGGCCCCCAGCGGGAGGCGCGCTTCGCCGGCATCTTCGCCGGGGACATCGTGGCTAAGAAAAAGCCCGACCCCGCCATCTACCAATACGCCGCGCGGGAGCTTTCCCTCGACCCGCAGCGCTGCCTCGTCGTGGAGGACAGCCGCAACGGCCTCCTGGCCGCCCTGGGCGCGGGCATGAAATGCGTCGTCACCCAGAGCGCCTACACGGCGGAGGAGGACTTCACCGGCGCGGCCGCCGTCTACCCGGACCTGGGCGATCCCCCCGGCCGCCGCGTCTCCCTGGCCGACCTGGAACGCCACTTCACCCCAACCCCCATCCATTCATGA
- the dhaL gene encoding dihydroxyacetone kinase subunit DhaL, which produces MKTIPLSDVERAVQVIAETAIANESYFSELDGLCGDGDFGTSLATGFRVVLKEWPNLDRSTVGAFLGRVGVLITSNVGGCSGPIWGTAFIRASAVAREKKELSLEDAALMLRRAIEGIMARGGASLGDKTILDALEPVAQLLESEAANPDADTAGLLARAAEAAQSMAEKSRPWTAKRGRQSFTGDRSSGTLDPGIVAVGTVLKALTEAFTPATR; this is translated from the coding sequence ATGAAAACCATCCCCCTCTCCGACGTGGAACGGGCCGTGCAGGTCATCGCCGAGACGGCCATCGCCAACGAAAGCTACTTCTCCGAACTCGACGGCCTCTGCGGCGACGGCGACTTCGGCACCTCCCTGGCCACCGGCTTCCGCGTGGTGCTCAAGGAGTGGCCGAACCTCGACCGCTCCACCGTGGGCGCCTTCCTGGGGCGCGTCGGCGTCCTCATCACCAGCAACGTGGGCGGCTGCTCCGGCCCCATCTGGGGCACCGCCTTCATCCGCGCCTCCGCCGTGGCGCGGGAGAAGAAGGAGCTCTCCCTGGAGGACGCCGCCCTCATGCTCCGCCGCGCCATCGAGGGCATCATGGCGCGCGGCGGCGCCTCCCTGGGGGACAAGACCATCCTCGACGCCCTGGAGCCCGTGGCCCAGCTGCTGGAATCCGAGGCCGCCAACCCGGACGCCGACACCGCCGGCCTCCTGGCCCGGGCCGCCGAAGCCGCCCAGTCCATGGCGGAAAAGAGCCGCCCCTGGACCGCCAAGCGCGGCCGCCAGTCCTTCACCGGCGACCGCAGCAGCGGCACCCTCGACCCCGGCATCGTCGCCGTCGGCACCGTCCTCAAAGCCCTCACCGAAGCCTTCACACCCGCAACCCGATAA
- the dhaK gene encoding dihydroxyacetone kinase subunit DhaK, whose amino-acid sequence MTANAPTSVQASASHGMKKFVNDPANFVREMLEGLALANPKTLKWVPEHNIIYRADAPDPKRVSVIQGSGSGHEPAHVMVVGKGMLDGACPGNVFAAPPMEYVLACTRLLNSPKGVLHLINNYQGDRMCWDMAREMAEAEGIKISTVFVNDDVSVENSTYTVGRRGVAGNFFVIKACGAASEQGRSLEQITEIGKKVNDSVRSMGMALTGCTPPAKGKPIFELADDEVEIGVGIHGEPGRRREKLRPADQFVDEIFEAVSSDLPFKSGDKVGLMINGLGGTPLSELYVLYRRAAQLCQKKGFTVVRNYVGNYCTALEMAGMSLTLIRLDDEIESLLAAPAEVGLRIF is encoded by the coding sequence ATGACCGCCAACGCCCCCACGTCCGTCCAGGCCTCCGCCTCCCACGGCATGAAGAAATTCGTCAACGATCCCGCCAACTTCGTCCGCGAGATGCTGGAAGGCCTGGCCCTGGCCAACCCCAAGACCCTGAAGTGGGTTCCCGAGCACAACATCATCTACCGCGCCGACGCCCCCGATCCCAAGCGCGTCTCCGTCATCCAGGGCTCCGGCAGCGGGCACGAGCCCGCCCACGTCATGGTCGTCGGCAAGGGGATGCTCGACGGCGCGTGCCCGGGCAACGTCTTCGCCGCGCCGCCCATGGAATACGTGCTGGCCTGCACCCGCCTGCTGAACTCCCCCAAGGGCGTCCTCCACCTCATCAACAACTACCAGGGCGACCGCATGTGCTGGGACATGGCCCGGGAAATGGCGGAGGCGGAGGGGATCAAGATCTCGACCGTCTTCGTCAACGACGACGTCTCCGTGGAAAACAGCACCTACACCGTGGGCCGCCGCGGCGTGGCGGGGAACTTCTTTGTCATCAAGGCCTGCGGCGCCGCCTCCGAGCAGGGCCGTTCCCTGGAGCAGATCACGGAGATCGGCAAGAAGGTCAACGATTCCGTCCGCAGCATGGGCATGGCCCTGACCGGCTGCACCCCGCCGGCCAAGGGGAAGCCGATCTTCGAGCTGGCCGACGACGAGGTGGAGATCGGCGTGGGCATCCACGGCGAGCCCGGACGGCGCCGGGAAAAGCTGCGGCCCGCCGACCAGTTCGTCGACGAGATCTTCGAGGCGGTCTCCTCCGACCTTCCCTTCAAGTCCGGCGACAAGGTGGGCCTCATGATCAACGGCCTGGGGGGCACCCCCCTGAGCGAGCTCTACGTCCTTTACCGGCGCGCGGCACAGCTCTGCCAGAAGAAGGGCTTCACCGTGGTCCGCAACTACGTGGGCAACTACTGCACGGCCCTGGAAATGGCGGGCATGTCCCTGACCCTCATCCGTCTGGACGACGAGATCGAGTCCCTCCTGGCCGCCCCGGCGGAAGTGGGCCTGCGCATCTTCTAA
- a CDS encoding acyltransferase, producing the protein MQSGHPSKSHLPAIDALRAAASLAVVAVHCVAATGWFYTGGAGPFAVDVFVVISGFLMAFLHDFKKASLPRDVGRFYVRRFFRIVPLYYAALLLCLLLFPFSAADLLLRLSFLFGLSPAHCDSITLLDWSLGLEMQFYLVFPLLFLTAWSGGGFFAMALLTCMANLLIGAYPHLPGKPWGHFNMPSFLPLMLALFGGGMFLARVIKGKAAGKEYVWFYAGGIACLVALPFLHLRLAMGLVLLLAALFRLRPHLSVYAKIENACANRLTRSLADWSYALYLIHPVTLRLLEKSGLALKGCVGTLELFALVLAVTYPVCHLLFRFLERPGIRLGRRIEARIGA; encoded by the coding sequence ATGCAAAGCGGCCATCCCTCCAAGAGCCATCTTCCCGCAATCGACGCCCTGCGCGCAGCCGCCTCGCTGGCCGTGGTGGCGGTGCACTGCGTGGCGGCGACCGGATGGTTTTACACCGGAGGCGCGGGTCCCTTCGCCGTCGACGTCTTCGTCGTCATCTCCGGGTTCCTCATGGCTTTCCTGCACGATTTCAAAAAGGCCTCTCTGCCACGGGATGTGGGCCGCTTCTACGTCCGGCGCTTCTTCCGCATCGTCCCCCTCTATTACGCGGCGCTCCTGCTCTGCCTGCTCCTATTTCCCTTTAGCGCCGCCGACCTCCTGCTGCGCCTGTCCTTCCTCTTCGGCCTTTCCCCCGCGCACTGCGACAGCATCACCCTTTTGGACTGGAGCCTGGGACTGGAGATGCAGTTCTACCTCGTCTTTCCGCTCCTCTTCCTCACCGCCTGGTCGGGAGGCGGCTTTTTCGCCATGGCCCTCCTCACCTGCATGGCGAACCTCCTGATCGGCGCTTATCCGCACCTGCCCGGCAAGCCTTGGGGCCACTTCAACATGCCCTCCTTCCTTCCCCTCATGCTAGCCCTTTTCGGCGGCGGCATGTTCCTTGCGCGCGTGATAAAGGGAAAGGCGGCGGGAAAAGAATACGTTTGGTTTTATGCGGGAGGAATCGCCTGCCTCGTCGCCCTTCCCTTCCTTCATCTCCGTCTGGCGATGGGGCTCGTCCTCTTGCTGGCGGCGCTTTTCCGGCTACGTCCACACCTTTCCGTGTATGCAAAGATCGAAAACGCCTGCGCCAACCGGCTAACGCGCTCCCTCGCGGACTGGTCATACGCGCTTTACCTGATCCATCCGGTCACCCTGCGGCTTTTGGAAAAGAGCGGCCTGGCCCTGAAGGGATGCGTGGGGACTCTGGAGCTTTTTGCGCTGGTCCTGGCCGTGACCTATCCCGTCTGCCACCTTCTCTTCCGCTTCCTGGAACGCCCCGGCATCCGCCTGGGCCGCCGCATCGAAGCACGGATCGGCGCGTAA